The Candidatus Zixiibacteriota bacterium genomic interval GGCTCATAAAGAAAAGCGGCCCCGATATCACTCCCCAAAAACTTCTGTGGAGTTCAGTTTTGGTCTCCAGACAACCTGCTCCACGGCCAGTGTGACGCGTGGGAGGCGACCTGGATAGGGAGTGCAGAACTCGCGTCCACCAAAAATCGAGGCTTCACCCGGATCCCTATTGAATGGGCGATTTGCCAGGCGCCCGGATTCAAAATGTGATGGAATGCCCATCAGGAATTTGTGCATTCCTATGGTTCCCGCCGTAACAGTCAATTGTCCAGCTTCGCACCGTGAAATTCCCTTACATTGTTCAATGAATAGTAAAGGAAGCCCTCATAGTGCTGAAACTCCTTTGGCAAGCCGTGCACCTGCTTCTCCAACTGCATTCCCAGTTTCGCGATCAGGCTTCGCGATCGAACATTTTCGGGATCGACGACGGCTACGATACGAGCGAGACCGATATTGGCAAACGTATGGTCCAGCAAAGCCCGACAAGCCTCAACTGCGATCCCCCGACCCCAATATGACTCGCTGAGTCCGCAGAAAAGCTCTGTCTCCTTCGGGCTGAAATCCAACGGCCCGAGCCCGCACCACCCGATTACTTGCGAAGTCTTGTTCCAGATTATGCCAAGAGTCCATTTCACGATCTTCTCAGGTCTGTTCCGCTGATAACAGGTCTGAAGCCATTCAATAATGTTGTTTACTTCTTCAAGGGTCATCACATCCTCAGGCAAAAACTCCAATACGCTGGGCTGACTGACCACGGAATGCAATTGCCCGGCATCAGCCGGCCGAAAGGGCCTTATATTCAGGCGCTCAGTCTTGAGGCTTATGTCACAGAACGGGTTACTATTCATGATGAGATTCCGCGCCCCGGATCCAGTCTTTCCTTTTAATGCCATAGAGGGCGTACTTCTTGGGTCCCCGCATGACATATCTCTCCAATGACATACCGATTCTCTTTGCTACACGTTGAGAGGGCTTGTTCTGCGGGTCAATCCAGCCGAAGATACTGTCAAACCCCAGCCTGGAGAAGCCATACTCCAGCACCGCCCTTGCCGCCTCCGTCGCATAACCCCTACCCCAATAAGAGCGATTGAAATCGAAACCGATGCCCACGATAGTCCGGCCCTCAATCTCGTCGGTCTCCAGGCCACAGTTTCCGATTACCACCCCGTTGTCCTTGAGAATTACAGATCGAAGGGAGAAGCCATGCTGTCTCTCATGTTCGAGATTTTTCCGTACCCAGGTATCCATTTTGGACCGGTCAAAAACCACACCGAAGTAAGTCATGGCAATCGGATCGGAGAAGATGCCGAAGAGCGCTTCAGCATCATCTTCTCTCATTTGTCGCAATATCAATCGCCTGGTTTCAATCATATCTTGTTAGACGTCACTTCTCTTGGTCTGTTGCACCAAAAGTGAGTACGAAATGGCACACTGCGCGCCAAATCAGAGTCTGACAGAGGTGGGCATTCTTTGATTACACGTGCACACGGGACAATGCGATTCTTGACGGAACATATTGGAGGGTATTGAGAAGATGAACATGGGGCATGGAGGGGAGCCTCATTCATCACGTCTGAAAACGTAAATCGCCCACCCTATAGTATCTCTGCCCCAGTTGAGGTACATGTTCTTGTCCGACGTAACTCGGTTCATGAGTTCGGTTATGTCCGGATCGCTGGGATTCTGACGGGCGTATTCGTCGGCCGCCAACCACTGCAGGCCCTCGTATTGATCCCAGTCGTTTTGGTCGCTGACTATGGTAT includes:
- a CDS encoding GNAT family N-acetyltransferase; this encodes MNSNPFCDISLKTERLNIRPFRPADAGQLHSVVSQPSVLEFLPEDVMTLEEVNNIIEWLQTCYQRNRPEKIVKWTLGIIWNKTSQVIGWCGLGPLDFSPKETELFCGLSESYWGRGIAVEACRALLDHTFANIGLARIVAVVDPENVRSRSLIAKLGMQLEKQVHGLPKEFQHYEGFLYYSLNNVREFHGAKLDN
- a CDS encoding GNAT family N-acetyltransferase; its protein translation is MIETRRLILRQMREDDAEALFGIFSDPIAMTYFGVVFDRSKMDTWVRKNLEHERQHGFSLRSVILKDNGVVIGNCGLETDEIEGRTIVGIGFDFNRSYWGRGYATEAARAVLEYGFSRLGFDSIFGWIDPQNKPSQRVAKRIGMSLERYVMRGPKKYALYGIKRKDWIRGAESHHE